A region of Cellulophaga sp. RHA19 DNA encodes the following proteins:
- the ribD gene encoding bifunctional diaminohydroxyphosphoribosylaminopyrimidine deaminase/5-amino-6-(5-phosphoribosylamino)uracil reductase RibD codes for MKIHEKYILRCIEIAKNGLGSTFPNPMVGAVIVHNNVIIGEGFTSPYGGSHAEVNAIKSVKDKLALKEATIYVTLEPCSHYGKTPPCADLIVKHKIPNVVIGLKDPHEKVAGNGIKKLKKAGCNVTIGVLEKECRDHHKRFLCFYEKKRPYIVLKWAETSDGFIAPLQEKRNNTPEPFWITNKASRQLVHQWRSEEQGILVGTNTVIKDNPKLDVRNWYGTPPTRIVLDKNLKIDINKNILDTSVNTIVLTEKANHEKQLDGINYEEIDFKKPLATEICRVLHKQNILSVIIEGGTKTLQTFIDANLWDEARVFKGVSTFKDGIKAPVFKGNLKTTTNIKTDILKIYNND; via the coding sequence GTGAAGATACATGAAAAATACATTTTACGTTGTATAGAAATTGCCAAAAACGGTTTAGGTTCTACTTTTCCAAACCCAATGGTTGGCGCAGTAATTGTGCATAACAATGTAATAATTGGAGAGGGTTTTACTTCTCCGTACGGAGGCTCCCACGCAGAAGTTAATGCAATAAAAAGCGTTAAGGACAAACTAGCTTTAAAAGAAGCTACTATATATGTTACCTTGGAGCCTTGCTCCCACTACGGAAAAACTCCACCTTGCGCAGATTTAATTGTAAAACATAAAATACCTAATGTTGTTATAGGGTTAAAAGATCCGCATGAAAAAGTAGCTGGTAACGGAATTAAAAAACTTAAAAAGGCAGGATGCAATGTAACAATAGGTGTTTTAGAGAAGGAATGTAGAGATCATCATAAGCGTTTTTTATGCTTTTACGAGAAAAAGAGACCTTATATAGTATTAAAATGGGCAGAAACTAGTGATGGCTTTATTGCCCCGTTACAAGAAAAACGAAACAATACTCCAGAACCTTTTTGGATAACTAATAAAGCATCTAGACAACTTGTACACCAATGGAGAAGCGAGGAACAAGGAATTTTAGTAGGCACAAATACAGTTATAAAAGACAATCCTAAATTAGATGTTAGAAATTGGTATGGCACACCTCCCACAAGAATTGTTTTAGACAAAAACCTAAAGATTGATATAAATAAAAACATATTAGATACATCTGTAAATACGATTGTACTTACCGAGAAAGCTAATCATGAAAAGCAACTAGATGGTATTAACTACGAAGAAATAGACTTTAAAAAACCATTAGCTACTGAAATTTGTAGAGTTTTGCACAAACAAAATATCCTTAGTGTAATTATAGAAGGAGGCACTAAAACATTACAAACGTTTATTGATGCTAACCTTTGGGATGAAGCAAGAGTTTTTAAAGGAGTATCTACATTTAAAGATGGCATTAAAGCTCCAGTGTTTAAAGGAAACCTAAAAACCACAACCAACATTAAAACCGACATTTTAAAGATTTACAACAATGATTAA
- a CDS encoding HAD-IA family hydrolase, whose product MIKNIIFDFGDIFINLDKTATALELSKFGFTEITPELDTLMKSYEKGLISSDDFIADTNKIFTTATPEQLKIAWNKIILDFPEERLTFIETLAKETNYRLFLLSNTNELHIEQVIKNMNIDRYNRFKNCFEQFYLSHLINFRKPDAAIYEFVLKENNLKAKESFFIDDTKENTIAAEKLGIKSWNLQVGKEDIINLKSKL is encoded by the coding sequence ATGATTAAGAATATAATTTTTGATTTTGGCGATATTTTTATAAATCTAGACAAAACAGCAACCGCTTTAGAATTGAGTAAATTTGGTTTTACAGAAATAACTCCAGAATTAGACACACTAATGAAGAGTTATGAAAAAGGGTTAATCTCTTCTGATGATTTTATAGCTGATACAAATAAAATTTTTACAACAGCTACACCAGAACAACTTAAAATTGCTTGGAACAAAATTATATTAGATTTTCCTGAAGAACGATTAACGTTTATTGAAACTCTTGCCAAAGAAACTAATTACCGCTTGTTTTTACTTAGCAATACCAATGAATTACACATAGAACAAGTAATTAAAAATATGAATATTGACAGATACAATAGGTTCAAAAATTGTTTTGAACAGTTTTATTTGTCACACTTAATAAATTTTAGAAAACCAGACGCTGCTATTTATGAGTTTGTATTAAAAGAAAACAACTTAAAGGCTAAAGAATCTTTTTTTATTGATGATACCAAAGAAAATACAATTGCCGCAGAAAAATTAGGAATTAAAAGCTGGAATTTACAAGTTGGCAAAGAAGACATCATCAACCTAAAGAGCAAATTATAG
- the coaBC gene encoding bifunctional phosphopantothenoylcysteine decarboxylase/phosphopantothenate--cysteine ligase CoaBC — MLGGKNILLGITGGIAAYKTTFLVRLLIKAGANVKVILTDSASSFVSPLTLATLSKNPVLTSFVSEGKEEGISWNNHVEMGLWADLMVIAPATANTLSKMANGVCDNLLLATYLSAKCPVFFAPAMDLDMYKHPSTLASFDKLNSFGNIMIPAGEGELASGLHGEGRMAEPEDIVQHLKQFLNTGLPLSGKKVIITAGPTYEAIDPVRFIGNHSSGKMGYELALAAANKGAKVVLVSGPSHLTISHDNVTLVRVKSADEMYDEVHKHYAHFDIAICAAAVADYKPKTIADQKIKKNDAEMQITLVKNKDILFSLGEQKKHQFLVGFALETQNEVENATKKLKKKNLDIIILNSLNDTGAGFGKSTNKISIIDKKLNIKTFKLKTKADVALDIVNEIIIKTNV; from the coding sequence ATGTTAGGTGGTAAAAATATCCTTTTAGGAATAACCGGAGGTATTGCCGCATACAAAACTACATTTCTTGTTCGCTTACTAATAAAAGCTGGCGCTAACGTTAAAGTTATTTTAACGGATAGCGCCAGCTCTTTTGTTTCTCCACTTACCTTAGCTACGCTATCTAAAAATCCAGTATTAACATCTTTTGTTAGTGAGGGTAAAGAAGAAGGAATATCTTGGAACAATCATGTAGAAATGGGTTTGTGGGCAGATTTAATGGTTATTGCTCCGGCAACAGCAAATACTTTGTCTAAAATGGCAAATGGTGTTTGTGATAATTTATTATTGGCAACGTATTTATCTGCTAAATGTCCTGTGTTTTTTGCTCCGGCAATGGATTTAGATATGTATAAGCATCCGTCTACTTTGGCTTCTTTTGATAAGCTTAATTCTTTTGGTAATATTATGATACCTGCAGGGGAAGGTGAGTTAGCTAGTGGTTTACACGGTGAAGGTAGAATGGCAGAGCCAGAAGATATAGTGCAGCACTTAAAACAATTTTTAAATACAGGTTTGCCGCTAAGTGGTAAAAAAGTGATTATTACAGCTGGTCCTACTTATGAAGCAATAGATCCTGTGCGTTTTATAGGCAATCACTCATCTGGTAAAATGGGGTATGAGCTTGCTTTGGCAGCAGCAAACAAAGGAGCTAAAGTAGTTTTAGTTTCTGGCCCGTCACACCTAACTATTTCTCATGATAATGTTACACTTGTACGTGTAAAATCTGCAGATGAAATGTATGATGAAGTACATAAACATTATGCGCATTTTGATATTGCTATATGTGCTGCTGCAGTTGCAGACTATAAGCCTAAAACTATTGCAGATCAAAAAATAAAAAAGAATGATGCTGAGATGCAAATAACTCTTGTTAAAAATAAGGATATTTTATTTTCTTTAGGAGAACAAAAGAAGCATCAATTTTTAGTAGGCTTTGCGTTAGAGACTCAAAACGAAGTGGAAAACGCTACAAAAAAGCTTAAAAAGAAGAATTTAGATATTATAATACTTAACTCTTTAAATGATACAGGAGCTGGTTTTGGAAAATCAACCAATAAAATATCAATTATAGATAAGAAATTAAATATAAAAACGTTTAAACTAAAGACAAAGGCAGATGTTGCCTTAGATATTGTAAATGAAATTATTATAAAAACGAATGTATAA
- a CDS encoding DMT family transporter, with product MINLVLSILFSSLIFIVFKLFHIYKVQTLYAIITNYFVACLVGLSFYNTPIKPTELQNESWFGGALFLGILFILVFYIMAKTSQELGVSVASVSTKMSLVIPVLGGIFMYNENLTTLKTTGILLALSAVYLASIKKNTGTFNIKSLLLPFLVFIGSGTIDITIKYLEEAHVDEQKIPLFSSVIFIAAGLFGIIFILVRAKKYPLKINLKNVIAGVFLGIPNFFSIYFLIKALRGSDFSSASIFTINNVAIVLFTTLIGILFFKEKLSAKNWIGISLAVCSIILMAL from the coding sequence ATGATAAATTTAGTATTAAGCATTTTATTTTCTAGTTTAATCTTTATAGTATTTAAGCTATTTCATATTTATAAAGTACAAACGCTATATGCTATAATTACAAATTATTTTGTGGCTTGCCTAGTTGGACTATCATTTTACAACACCCCAATTAAACCCACAGAACTACAAAATGAGTCTTGGTTTGGAGGTGCCTTATTTTTAGGAATACTATTTATATTAGTTTTTTACATTATGGCAAAAACGTCTCAAGAACTAGGCGTTTCCGTTGCTTCAGTTTCTACAAAAATGTCTTTAGTAATTCCTGTACTTGGCGGTATTTTTATGTATAATGAAAACCTAACCACGCTAAAAACAACAGGTATATTACTTGCGCTTTCAGCTGTTTATCTTGCTTCAATAAAAAAAAATACTGGTACGTTTAATATAAAATCTCTTCTACTTCCTTTTTTAGTGTTTATTGGTTCCGGAACCATAGATATTACTATTAAATATTTAGAAGAAGCACACGTAGATGAGCAAAAAATACCCTTATTTTCTTCAGTTATATTTATAGCCGCTGGTTTATTTGGTATCATTTTTATACTAGTAAGAGCAAAAAAATACCCCCTAAAAATTAACTTAAAAAACGTGATAGCAGGTGTTTTTCTTGGTATTCCTAACTTTTTTTCAATTTATTTTTTAATAAAAGCATTACGTGGATCCGATTTTTCTAGTGCATCAATTTTTACAATTAACAATGTTGCAATTGTTTTGTTTACCACACTAATTGGTATATTATTTTTTAAAGAAAAACTAAGCGCTAAAAACTGGATAGGGATTAGCTTGGCTGTATGTAGTATAATTTTAATGGCATTGTAA
- a CDS encoding IMPACT family protein, with amino-acid sequence MNKEKDTYLTIDNPSPEILYKDRKSKFFGYVFPITTEDDVKPIIEELKKQHHTANHVCYAWQLGTDNVRYRANDDGEPNNSAGLPIYGQIQAYDLTNVLVAVARIFGGTKLGVGGLISAYRTAAQIALDEAEIKKKIITQLYTLTFDYKDMNSVMRVIKQKKLDIVSQKLEANCTYVISVRKTKAEEVFNIFDTMQYIKIQN; translated from the coding sequence ATGAATAAAGAAAAAGACACGTATTTAACTATAGACAATCCAAGCCCAGAAATTTTATATAAAGACCGAAAAAGCAAATTCTTTGGTTACGTATTCCCCATAACTACAGAAGATGACGTTAAACCTATTATTGAAGAATTAAAGAAACAACACCACACCGCAAACCACGTCTGCTATGCGTGGCAATTAGGCACAGATAACGTACGATATAGAGCCAATGATGACGGAGAACCTAACAATTCTGCAGGCTTACCTATTTATGGCCAAATACAAGCTTATGACCTTACAAATGTACTTGTTGCAGTTGCTCGTATATTTGGAGGCACAAAACTAGGTGTTGGCGGATTAATAAGCGCCTACAGGACCGCTGCACAAATTGCATTGGACGAAGCAGAAATTAAAAAGAAAATAATAACACAACTATACACTCTTACTTTTGACTACAAAGATATGAATAGCGTAATGCGCGTTATAAAGCAAAAAAAACTAGACATTGTATCTCAAAAATTGGAAGCTAACTGCACTTATGTAATCTCTGTTAGAAAAACAAAAGCTGAAGAAGTTTTCAACATTTTTGATACCATGCAGTATATAAAAATTCAAAATTAA
- the dapA gene encoding 4-hydroxy-tetrahydrodipicolinate synthase — translation MKELVGTGVALVTPFKSDLSVDVTALQNIVEYNIANGINYLVVLGTTGEPATLTAEEKQLVIDTVVKVNARRLPLVLGVGGNNTMAVVAELKERDLSDFAAVLSVSPYYNKPTQEGIYQHFKAMSLASPKPIIVYNVPGRTGSNMLASTTVRLAKDFSNIVAIKEACGDMVQILSIIKDKPKDFMVISGDDFTALSTVLAGGSGVISVIGQGIPAEFSKIISLGLENNAADAHLLYNKVHDIIDYIFREGNPAGIKAIFDYLELSTAKVRLPLLEATPELKSTINGFMNSFNKQMA, via the coding sequence GTGAAAGAGTTAGTTGGTACTGGTGTTGCGCTAGTTACGCCCTTTAAGTCAGATTTGTCTGTAGATGTTACAGCGTTGCAAAATATTGTAGAATACAATATAGCTAATGGTATTAATTATTTAGTGGTTCTAGGAACTACAGGAGAACCTGCAACACTTACAGCAGAAGAAAAACAGTTGGTTATAGATACTGTTGTTAAGGTAAATGCCAGGAGATTACCTTTAGTATTGGGTGTTGGAGGCAATAATACAATGGCTGTTGTTGCAGAACTTAAAGAAAGAGATTTAAGTGATTTTGCTGCAGTTTTATCTGTTTCACCTTATTACAATAAGCCAACTCAAGAAGGAATTTATCAGCATTTTAAAGCTATGTCTTTAGCGTCACCTAAGCCAATTATAGTGTATAACGTACCTGGCAGAACAGGTAGCAATATGTTGGCATCTACAACGGTTAGGTTAGCAAAAGACTTTAGTAATATTGTTGCTATTAAAGAAGCTTGCGGAGATATGGTACAAATACTGTCTATCATAAAAGATAAGCCAAAAGACTTTATGGTTATTTCTGGAGACGATTTTACAGCATTATCTACTGTTTTAGCAGGAGGTTCTGGAGTTATTTCTGTAATAGGACAAGGCATTCCTGCAGAATTTTCTAAAATTATATCTTTAGGGTTAGAAAATAATGCGGCAGATGCACATTTGTTGTATAATAAAGTACACGATATTATAGATTATATTTTTAGAGAAGGAAATCCTGCAGGTATAAAAGCAATTTTTGATTATTTAGAATTATCTACAGCTAAAGTTCGTTTACCTTTATTAGAAGCTACGCCAGAATTAAAGTCAACAATAAATGGGTTTATGAATAGTTTTAATAAGCAAATGGCTTAA
- a CDS encoding outer membrane protein assembly factor BamD, which yields MKKILPLLLLVLVLGSCSEYQKVLKNQDIKAKYEMAEKFYNEGDFKRANRLFEQITPKYVGKPQGERVMFFNANSYYEIRMYNDAGYHFERFIKAYPRSEKVQEASFMGAKSYAHLSRNYSLDQTDTDKALLKMQNFINTYPDSEYLAEANEIAAKLITKKEKKSIEIAKQFTKLGEFYDLEYSISAIKALENFMIDNPGSIYKEEALYYKTLAAYNLAINSHPYKKEERLKNANEAYGKLMKTFPETEFAKKANNMKEKIDKELQNYSK from the coding sequence ATGAAGAAAATATTACCTCTTTTATTATTGGTGTTAGTCTTGGGCTCTTGTAGTGAATACCAAAAAGTATTAAAAAACCAAGATATTAAAGCTAAATATGAAATGGCCGAAAAGTTTTACAACGAAGGCGATTTTAAAAGAGCTAACCGTTTGTTTGAGCAAATAACACCTAAATATGTAGGTAAGCCACAAGGTGAGCGTGTAATGTTTTTTAACGCAAATAGCTACTATGAAATAAGAATGTACAATGATGCTGGTTATCATTTTGAGCGTTTTATAAAAGCATATCCTAGAAGTGAAAAAGTGCAAGAAGCTTCTTTTATGGGAGCTAAGAGTTATGCTCACTTGTCTCGTAACTATTCTTTAGATCAGACAGATACAGATAAGGCATTGTTAAAGATGCAGAATTTTATAAATACATACCCAGATTCTGAGTATTTAGCAGAAGCAAATGAGATTGCTGCTAAGCTGATAACTAAAAAAGAAAAAAAATCTATAGAAATTGCAAAGCAATTTACTAAATTAGGTGAGTTTTACGATTTAGAATACTCTATATCAGCAATTAAAGCATTAGAAAACTTTATGATAGACAATCCAGGTTCTATTTATAAAGAAGAAGCATTATATTATAAAACGCTTGCAGCTTATAATTTAGCAATAAACAGTCATCCTTATAAAAAGGAAGAACGTTTAAAAAATGCTAATGAAGCATACGGTAAGTTAATGAAGACTTTTCCTGAAACAGAATTTGCTAAAAAGGCAAATAATATGAAGGAGAAAATAGATAAAGAATTACAAAATTATTCAAAATAA
- a CDS encoding GNAT family N-acetyltransferase: protein MDNVVIRPILQKDNASVAEVIRQVLVDLGVPKVGTAYADKALDSMYENYNVPKATYFVAEVNGKILGCAGVAQLENYDSDTCELQKMYFLEEARGKGLGSKMMDACISKAREYRFKKCYLETMPYMKDAQKLYKKTGFKYIDCRMGDTGHYSCPVFMLLEL, encoded by the coding sequence ATGGATAATGTAGTAATAAGGCCTATTTTACAAAAAGATAATGCATCTGTAGCAGAGGTAATTAGGCAAGTGTTGGTAGATCTTGGTGTTCCAAAAGTTGGTACTGCTTATGCAGATAAAGCATTAGATTCTATGTATGAAAACTATAATGTACCCAAAGCAACTTATTTTGTAGCAGAAGTAAATGGCAAAATTTTAGGTTGTGCAGGAGTAGCACAATTAGAAAATTATGATAGTGATACTTGCGAATTGCAAAAAATGTATTTTTTAGAAGAGGCAAGGGGTAAAGGTTTAGGAAGTAAAATGATGGATGCTTGTATTTCTAAGGCGCGTGAGTATCGTTTTAAAAAGTGTTATTTAGAGACAATGCCATATATGAAAGATGCTCAAAAACTATATAAAAAAACAGGTTTTAAGTATATAGATTGCCGTATGGGAGATACGGGGCATTATTCTTGCCCTGTTTTTATGTTATTAGAGCTTTAG
- the prmC gene encoding peptide chain release factor N(5)-glutamine methyltransferase, which yields MLLKEIKKIFHIELDAMYPVEEVDSFFYMTIEHYLKLERFILAMQPDYVVKKEEEGVLFSTIEQLKKNVPIQYIFKTAHFMGLDFNVNSNVLIPRPETEELVSWILSEVDINQEITILDIGTGSGCIAISLAKNLPKAKVFALDVSKNALEVAKNNAEANNVSVTFIEKSILEEPNLKQKFDVIVSNPPYVRELEKVEMNANVLDNEPSLALFVSDNKPLVFYDAITNFAVNYLVDGGKLYFEINQYLGKETKALLEKHDYKNIILKKDMFGNDRMLKGEIEN from the coding sequence ATGTTGTTAAAAGAAATAAAGAAAATTTTTCATATAGAATTAGATGCTATGTATCCTGTAGAAGAGGTAGATAGTTTTTTTTATATGACTATAGAGCATTATCTTAAATTAGAAAGATTTATACTTGCTATGCAACCAGATTATGTGGTTAAAAAAGAAGAGGAAGGTGTTTTGTTTTCTACCATAGAACAGTTAAAAAAAAATGTACCAATACAGTATATTTTTAAAACTGCACATTTTATGGGGTTAGATTTTAACGTAAATTCTAATGTGTTAATTCCTAGGCCAGAAACAGAAGAATTGGTAAGTTGGATTTTAAGTGAAGTGGACATTAATCAAGAAATTACTATTCTAGATATTGGCACAGGTAGTGGCTGTATAGCTATTAGTTTGGCTAAAAACTTGCCTAAGGCAAAGGTGTTTGCTTTGGATGTTTCTAAAAATGCTTTAGAGGTTGCAAAAAATAATGCAGAAGCCAATAATGTATCGGTAACTTTTATAGAAAAAAGTATATTAGAAGAACCTAATCTTAAGCAAAAATTTGATGTTATTGTATCTAATCCGCCTTATGTTAGGGAGTTAGAAAAGGTAGAAATGAATGCAAACGTATTAGATAACGAGCCAAGTTTGGCATTGTTTGTTTCTGATAATAAGCCACTTGTGTTTTACGATGCAATTACAAATTTTGCAGTAAATTATTTGGTAGATGGTGGTAAGTTGTATTTTGAAATTAACCAATATTTAGGAAAAGAAACAAAGGCCCTTTTAGAGAAGCACGATTATAAAAACATCATTTTAAAAAAAGATATGTTTGGTAATGATAGGATGTTAAAAGGGGAAATTGAAAATTAG
- a CDS encoding DUF6913 domain-containing protein produces MLKGIKNKFKRKAAVKFLNENKNKRVTCSRIKKGISKVGCIVDLDNVPDGTVFNEFIKEFSLQPNALKIIGYKAEHDKNSPYSTPVFSEEDLGWGAKIENSYALEFLDNEYDMLISYYTEDNLLLQLVTMQSKARLKVGFGEVDENLNDLILNIPIKDFSIFKKELGKYLSVLNEI; encoded by the coding sequence ATGTTAAAAGGCATAAAAAATAAATTTAAGCGCAAGGCAGCGGTAAAATTTTTAAACGAAAATAAAAACAAGCGTGTTACTTGTTCTAGAATAAAAAAAGGAATAAGTAAGGTTGGTTGTATTGTAGATTTGGACAATGTTCCAGACGGTACAGTTTTTAACGAGTTTATTAAGGAGTTTTCTTTGCAGCCAAATGCATTAAAAATTATAGGTTACAAAGCAGAGCATGATAAAAACTCTCCTTATTCAACTCCGGTTTTTTCGGAGGAAGATTTAGGTTGGGGAGCAAAAATAGAAAATAGTTACGCATTAGAATTTTTAGATAATGAGTATGATATGCTTATTAGTTATTATACAGAAGATAACTTATTGTTGCAATTGGTAACTATGCAGTCTAAAGCTAGGTTAAAAGTTGGTTTTGGAGAAGTTGATGAGAATTTAAATGATTTAATCTTAAATATACCAATTAAAGATTTTAGCATTTTTAAAAAAGAGCTGGGAAAATATCTCTCAGTTTTAAATGAAATATAA
- the ligA gene encoding NAD-dependent DNA ligase LigA, which translates to MSVKEQIEALRDELRKHNHNYYVLDTPTISDYDFDIKLKELQALEAKHPEFYDANSPTLRVGGEITKNFNTVVHEHRMYSLDNSYSKEDLLDWEKRVEKILGDSNIEFTCELKYDGASISLTYEDGKLVRAVTRGDGFQGDEVTTNIKTIKSVPLQLKGDYPPKFDIRGEIVLPFEGFHKMNEERVANGEDPYMNPRNTASGSLKLQDSSLVAQRPLECLLYSVVGANLNLETQFDALEKTRSWGFKVPTVAKLCKSVDEVMAFVEYWDVHRHELPYETDGVVVKVNTLRYQEELGYTSKSPRWAMAYKFKAEQVSTVLNEISYQVGRTGAITPVANLEPVLLAGTTVKRASLHNADQIEKLDVRVGDTVFVEKGGEIIPKIVGVNLEVRPQDSLPTHYIEHCPECNTELIRTEGDAKHYCPNEYGCPPQITGKIQHFISRKAMDIDGLGSETVELLFKEGLIKNYADLYTLTVEQLLPLERMAKKSAENLVKGVAASVEIPFERVLFALGIRFVGETVAKKLAKAYKNIDALMYASALELATVDEIGERIASSVVEFFQNEINLESINRLKSYGLQFQVSAEKLLNQTEKLKGETYVVSGVFEMSRNDLKKLIEDNGGKVGSSISSKTSFLIAGDKMGPSKRTKAESLNIPIITEKDFLTKLG; encoded by the coding sequence ATGTCTGTAAAAGAGCAAATTGAAGCATTGCGTGATGAGCTACGCAAACACAATCATAATTATTATGTTTTAGATACACCAACAATATCAGATTACGATTTTGATATCAAGTTAAAAGAATTACAAGCCTTAGAAGCTAAGCATCCAGAATTTTATGATGCTAATTCGCCAACATTACGTGTTGGAGGAGAAATCACTAAAAACTTTAATACAGTTGTGCATGAGCATAGAATGTATTCTTTAGATAACTCTTATTCTAAAGAAGATTTGTTAGACTGGGAAAAACGTGTAGAAAAAATATTAGGAGACTCTAATATAGAATTTACGTGCGAGTTAAAGTATGATGGGGCTTCAATAAGTTTAACTTATGAAGATGGTAAATTAGTACGTGCAGTTACCCGTGGAGATGGTTTTCAGGGAGATGAAGTAACAACTAATATTAAAACCATAAAATCTGTTCCATTACAGTTAAAAGGAGATTACCCTCCTAAATTTGATATTAGAGGAGAAATTGTATTGCCTTTTGAGGGTTTTCATAAAATGAATGAAGAGCGAGTAGCAAATGGCGAAGATCCTTATATGAACCCCAGAAATACAGCATCTGGTAGTTTAAAATTACAAGATAGCTCTTTGGTTGCTCAACGTCCTTTAGAGTGTTTATTGTATAGTGTTGTTGGGGCTAACTTAAATTTAGAAACTCAGTTTGATGCATTAGAAAAAACACGTTCCTGGGGGTTTAAAGTGCCAACTGTAGCTAAACTTTGTAAAAGTGTAGATGAAGTTATGGCTTTTGTAGAGTATTGGGATGTTCATAGGCATGAGTTGCCTTATGAAACAGATGGAGTAGTGGTTAAAGTAAATACATTACGTTACCAAGAAGAGCTAGGATATACTTCTAAATCTCCACGTTGGGCAATGGCTTATAAATTTAAAGCAGAGCAGGTTTCTACGGTTTTAAATGAAATAAGTTACCAAGTTGGTCGTACAGGAGCAATTACTCCTGTTGCTAATTTAGAGCCTGTTTTGTTGGCAGGTACAACGGTAAAAAGAGCATCATTGCATAATGCAGATCAAATAGAAAAATTAGATGTTAGAGTAGGAGATACTGTTTTTGTAGAAAAAGGAGGAGAGATAATCCCTAAAATTGTTGGTGTTAATTTAGAGGTAAGACCACAAGATTCCCTACCTACGCATTACATAGAGCATTGCCCAGAATGCAATACAGAATTAATTAGAACAGAGGGCGATGCAAAGCATTATTGCCCTAATGAATATGGTTGTCCGCCACAAATAACAGGTAAAATTCAGCATTTTATATCCAGAAAAGCAATGGATATAGACGGTTTAGGTAGTGAAACGGTAGAGTTACTATTTAAAGAAGGTTTGATAAAGAATTATGCAGACTTGTATACCTTAACAGTAGAACAATTACTGCCGTTAGAGCGTATGGCAAAAAAATCTGCAGAGAATCTTGTAAAAGGTGTTGCGGCTTCTGTAGAGATACCTTTTGAGCGTGTTTTGTTTGCTTTAGGAATACGATTTGTAGGTGAAACGGTAGCTAAGAAATTAGCAAAGGCTTATAAAAATATAGATGCTTTAATGTATGCTTCTGCATTAGAATTAGCTACAGTAGATGAAATAGGAGAGCGTATAGCTTCTAGTGTGGTAGAGTTTTTTCAGAATGAAATTAATTTAGAGAGTATAAATAGGTTAAAAAGCTACGGACTTCAATTTCAGGTGTCTGCAGAAAAACTTTTAAATCAGACTGAAAAATTAAAAGGAGAAACATATGTAGTATCTGGAGTTTTTGAAATGAGTAGAAACGACCTTAAAAAATTAATAGAGGATAATGGAGGTAAAGTTGGTTCTTCTATTTCATCTAAAACTTCTTTTTTAATAGCTGGCGATAAAATGGGGCCTAGCAAACGTACAAAGGCTGAGAGTTTAAATATCCCAATTATAACAGAGAAAGATTTTTTAACAAAGCTCGGTTAA
- a CDS encoding DNA-directed RNA polymerase subunit omega: MNMNDLKNSKAAVSTTTINKNEFDAGTGNIYEAISIVSKRAIQINSDIKKELLEKLEEFATYNDSLDEIFENKEQIEVSKFYEKLPKPHALAVTEWLEDRIYHRNTAKDS; encoded by the coding sequence ATGAATATGAACGACTTGAAGAATTCAAAAGCAGCTGTATCTACAACTACCATTAATAAGAATGAGTTTGATGCTGGTACAGGGAATATATACGAAGCAATTTCTATAGTTTCTAAAAGAGCAATACAGATTAATTCTGATATTAAAAAAGAACTTTTAGAAAAGTTAGAAGAGTTTGCTACGTACAACGATAGTTTAGATGAAATTTTTGAAAACAAAGAGCAAATTGAAGTTTCTAAGTTTTATGAAAAATTACCAAAGCCGCACGCGTTAGCAGTAACAGAGTGGTTAGAGGATAGAATATACCATAGAAATACAGCGAAAGACTCATAG